In Deltaproteobacteria bacterium, the DNA window TTGCTCCCGTCACAACAATTTTCTGTTCTTTCCAAGGAGCAAAAGCGGTCATGTCACAGACTCCAAAGGATAATAGAATTCGGGAGCTGCCTCTTTTAAATCACCAAGAGGTTCGTCTACGGCCACTTCATCATCTGGAATGAAAGGCGGCTTGTCCACGCAGAGAATCGTCTGTTCCTGATCCGTTGGATTGTCGTACCGATGCGGGAAATTGAGAGGCCAACAATGTGCCCAGCCTGCTCCTACGGGTTTATTTTGCAGTAAGAGCCCGTCTCCCAGAACCAATTCATGCTCACACATCACTCGGTGTACATGGGTCTTAATCGCAGCTCCCGGAGCAATCCGTAATCGATAGATTCCGAAACCCTTACCTTCTGCAATGATGTCGACGCGCCCAAAATCTTGGGTCTCGACCTCAGGGCAATACTCTGAAGCTTCACGATAAACACGTACCGACGGCATCGCAATATCACCCAACGCGGCAGGCTTCGTGAGTTCTAAGGTCACGGCGTCCACACTGCAACGTTGTCCATCACCTGTTGGCTCGGCCAAAACATAAGCACAAATTGCCTCAGCGGCTTCCTCAAGAAGTTTAAAGCGGCATGCTTTGAGCAGGAATCTAATTTCACCGCACAGTCTTGCGTAATCAATGGATGCATCCAACGCACCCGTTCTACCCGCCCGACGTGTATCGAGATGAAGACTTAAATCGAGTTCTACCCACTGCTCCTTCTTACGTTCAGCAGGATAAATACCCACGATGCACTCGGCTCTAAATCCACGGAGCCTCACCGAATCTGCAGGATGCGTCATTGCGTATTTCTTCCTCCGTCGACCGCAAGACTTTGCCCGGTCACGTATGATCCCTCACTCACCAAATAACCGACTGCCTTTGCAATATCCTCAGGAGACCCTACACGGCCCATTGGGATATCTTTAAGAATGGCGTGCTTGGCATCGTCAGAAAATCCCGGAGGAAAAGCAACGGTCCCCGGCGCTACGCTGTTCACCCGTATTTCAGGTGCAAGCTCGATGGCCAAAACTCTGGTAAGCATCGCGAGGCCAGCTTTTGACGCAAAGTAGTGAGCGTACTCCGAGTCCGGCCAATCCAAACCACTGTCTGTAATATTGATGATTGAAGCACTGCTGCCCTTTTTAAGTAATGGGAGCAGACCTTGAGTAATGAAAAAGGGAGCTTCTAAATTGAGCGCCAACATTTTATCCCAAGCCGCATAATCAATTTGGTTTAAGGGCAACGACTCATAAATCGCTGCGTTGTTTACCAAAACATCGAGCGTCTTAATCTGCGAAAAAATATTATCTAGCCACTCAGTTCGGGAGACTCGGAGGCTCAAGTCAGCTGGCGCCACCAAAACCTCACTCCCTAAATCGCGGCATTCATCGGCGACAGCATCCAGGGCTTCGCGTGAACGATTGGCATGCAAGACCAGATCGAAACCTGCCTGCGCAAGACCAAGCGCCACTGCTCGGCCAACCCGAATCCCTGCTCCCGTAACCAGTGCGTAACCCATCAAGCTTACTCAGCCCAGAGTTCAGCCATCCAGGCTTCTACATCAGCGGAATCACGTGGAACGTCAGAGAGGACTTTGTGGCCCTTTGCGGTAACCAGTACGTCATCTTCAATTCGAACACCGATACCACGGTACTTTTTCGGTACTGTTAAATCATCGAGCTGAAAATAGAGACCTGGCTCAATCGTCAAAACCATACCGGCCTGAAGCGGACCATGACGATAAACTTCGTTTCGAGCATGCGCACAATCATGAACGTCCATCCCCAACATGTGGCTGGTTCCGTGCAATGTGTAGCGCTTGTAGAATTGATTCTCAGGCAATAGCGCTTCTTCAACCGGGCAAGGAAGCAAGCCAAGCTCGCCCAATCCTTCAGCCAAAACGCGCATTGCTGCTCGATGCGGCTCAAGGAAATCGTTTCCAGGTTGGACGGCTTCAATCGCAGCCACCTGAGCAGCACGAACCAAGTCATAAATTTCGCGCTGAGGCTTCGTAAATTTTCCGCTGGCAGGAATCGTACGGGTTATGTCTGCGGTGTAGAGATCTTCAAGCTCGATGCCTGCATCCAGAAGAACCAAATCATTTTTCTTGATGGCTCCGTCGTTGCGGCCCCAGTGTAAAATACATGCGTTGGCACCAGCAGCCGCAATCACGTTGTAACCAACATCGTTGCCTTCCAACCGAGCGCGCATATTGAAAACACCTTCAACTTCTCGCTCGTTTTTAGCTGTTTTCAAGCAGCGAGCAACATCGTCAAATCCGCGGCGCGTAACTTTACAAGCCTTCTTGAGAATCGCGATCTCGCCGGCATCTTTGTAAAGTCGCATCTCAGAAATAACCTGAGCGAGTTCCAAATCTTTCTTAGCCTGCTTAGGCAACACGCGGTCAACGTCTGCATCTACGCCTCGTAGAAGAACAAAATCATTTTTCTTTTTCTTCAGTGACGCCAGAAGCTCAGGAAGTTTAGCCAATGCTTCACAGCGATCGATGCCATACTTGTGCTGACTCTCTGGAACACCCAAACGCGGGCCTACCCAAAGCTCACCTTTGTGTCGGTCTGTGAAAAATGTTGGCTCAGAACGTCCCGGGTTAGGCTCGACAAAAAGCACATGCTCGTGGCCACCTTTCTTAGGAACCAGAACCAAAACACAATCCGCCTCATCATTGCCCGTGAGGTAATAAAATGAAGTGTCGGGACGAAAACGATAGTTGGTATCGTTGGCTCTAACCTTCTCGTGGCCAGTTGGAACAATCACGAATTGGTTCTTGAATGCCGCCGAAACGCCTTGCCGACGCTCCTTATGAGATGCCGCTGCTTTGATTGTTTTTGGGAGTACCTGCTTTGGCTCTTTCCAACCCTGAAGCATGAAATTCACGAACTTTGGAGGGTTTGGCTGATCATGCGATGCCGAGCCTTTAGGCTTAGCTTTCACTTTTGCTTTGCTGAGCGTTTTTTTCGGTGCTTTTTTTCCAGTGGTTGTCTTCATCGTCGCCTCGTGTGATCTGAACTTAAACTGCGTGTCATCGTCCGCTTTTTCAAGGCCCAACACCTTGAATCTCGCACTTGGTATCAAGTGCCCAAAGGCCCCGCAACCTCAGAAATCCTCTTTGTAGGCGGTTTCAATCTCTTCTCGGGCCGCTCGCGCAGCAAAAATCACTCCGCGGCCATAAAAACTCAAAACCTTCTTTGAATTCAGGTACCTAAAGAGGGTACAACATTAGTTATGTTGCTTCATACTCTTGTCCTTATCGGCACACTTACCGCTGGCGCCAGCTCAATGGACGAAGTGCGCATTTCTTTAGAGCGCGGACATGACGGTCATGCACGCGAACTCTTGACCGAGCGCCTTGCCAGCGATGCACGTGATATCGAGTCTCTACTCGCTTTAGCTCTCCTGGAAATGGAAAGTCAGGATTACCGGGCAGCCATCGGCTACTTCACCCAGTTACTAGAACTCGATCCCTATGATGACGACTCCAGACTAGAACTCGCCGAAGCTTATTGGCGCATAAAGGACAAAGACCAAGCACAACGCCAAGTCACCGAGCTTCTTACCCGTCACCCAGAATGGCCAAAAGCCCTCGAGCTTCAAAAAGCGGTCGAATCTGGCGCTGCCTTACCGGCACCTCCTACGCTTTGGAGCCCTCTCGTACGGGGTGATCTCTCCATTGGTTTTGACAGCAACCCTCGTCTCGACAACACCTTAGACAATACCACTCCGGGTCGTCTCTCCAGTGGGGGCACCAGTGCAGTCAGCGCGATCTCGCTCAGCGCCGGCGTTCAACACCTCGGCCGTTCGCGCCCGTTTAGCATTGTTGCGCATTTACGGACGCAGCAGAGCGTTGGGCAATTTGATAAATTTAAGGCGATCATGCCCACCACCGTCGGCTTAACCGGAATCGGCGGTATTTTTCTCGGCCCTGTTCGCTCAGAGCTTCACCTACAATACCAAGAGCTCTTCACCGATTTATTCTCGAATCACTACCAACGAAAAATTCGCGCCACTGCATCAGCCCAGTACCAGCTCTCACCATCGAATAGGTTACAGATTTCTGCTGGTTCGGATGTACGCCAAATCACAGATCAAGCAACGGACGTAACCGCCCGGCTGGCCATACGAGACAGTTTAACGATGGGAAGATTCACGCTCTCCATCGATGCAAGAGTTCGTTACAACCTCGCCGACTACGATAGTGCTGAAGTAGACCCCGCCACCTTAGAAGTGGGATTTATAGAGGCGAGTTCAGTACTCTACATAGAATACCGCTTTCAGGCCCCGTTTACTGTTTTCTCCCTGGCAGACTTCGCTATCCGCGATATCCCCAACGTCTTAGATGAATCAACATTCTTCGTTCAGGGAGGAATCACATGGAATTTACCGATTTGTGACCTCCACAGTGAATATGCATACACACGAAACCGTTCTAATATAGAGCAAAGAGATTACAACCGGCACCAGTTCACACTGGGCGTTCGTTTTTGGTACGACTAATGACTACATTAGCTTTATTTATTACCGCACTCTCTATGAGTGCTCCCGCTAACGCTATCGCCGTAGATGGAACCGTCACGTACGAAGTCGATGGTATGATTACCGTGGTCAAACGTTTCGACCAGATTCCCGAGAGAGCAACAGTCACCACGGGTGCCAATAGCTCGCTCAGCCTTCGCTTCAAGAGCGGCTCAATGATCAGGCTCGCAGGTAAAACTCAAATTGAAATCTCTGAATTGGTCCACGGGCAAACAGCCGGCCGGCGTAAAGAAAAAGTAAAACTCATCACCGGCAAAATGTGGGCTCGAATTATGAAACTGCTGGGACGAGACTCCCACTTTGAAATCACGACGCAACACGCAGCTGCCGGTGTTCGGGGTACAGCCTTTTGGACGGAAACATCCACCAAAAGCACAACATTCGTAATCGATCATGGGGCGATAGCTGTCACTCAAGCCAATGGCGGCGAACAATTGCTCAGTGGGCGCGGCGCATCCGCATCTTTAGGAAACGACGGAACCTCTACAACCCGGACGTTGCCCGCACAGGCTATCGCAAACCTACGGTATGCAATCAACGGGTCCGCATCGAGCATGGTACAAGGCTTCCGTGATATTCGAAGTGGTAGCTGGGTGGAGCAACGAGCCCGTGCGGCCAGCCGAAATTCACTCCAAAGCCCTGACCAGTTCACAGAAAGTGACCTAGAAAATCAGCGCTCCGGTGATACGCGCCGAGGCAACGTGATGGAAAGCCGAGCCATCGTCAACGTAGAACTAGAATTTCCGAACACTGAACGTTAGGCTGGCGGCTCTTCGTCCCAGGACTGGTCGTATATTTTCTCTTCCGAAGGATGATTGGGCTTTTCGCCCATTTGCGATGACATTGGACCAAATCCGTTGTGATGAAACGTGACCGAAGCATGTCCAGACTGCATCTTCTTTGCGATCCAGCCTGAAACCATGGCGAGCAAAAGCGGCCGAGTCAGTGGAAACAACAAAGAGAAGCCCAAAATATCTGTAAGAATCCCAGGGGTGAGTAACATCGCGCCACCCAAGAAAATCGCCAAGCCATCCAATAAAGCTTCCTGAGGCATCTCGCCTGCAGCCATCGCCTTATTCACTTTTTCAATGGTTCGCATACCCTCGCGGCGAGCAAGATTAGCTCCAACTATGCCCGTGCCTATAACCAAGGCAAGTGTTGGAAAAGCACCCATTCGTTCGCCCACCTGTAATAGGAGCCAAAGTTCAACAAGCGGTACGCCGACAAAGAGCAAAAATAGTATCGAAAACATGCATTCTTCCAATCACCGGTGGGCTATCACGGCTTAGATCACTTTGCCAACGTCCCTCTTCACGATATGAGTGCGAAGCAGCAGAAGGAGATATACCATGGCCTATGATCTAAAAGATGTGAAATTACCGATACTCTCGGGAGCACCACTCACGCTCACGACCAAACTTATCGAATTCACTGCCACAGGAAATCTTATCGCACCCAAGCTTATCAAAGATGCGGGAATACTCCTGCTTCGTGAAATTGAACTCGACGAGGTTCCAACCACCTTTCCGAGGCACCCTTCATCCCCCAATGCAGACGCGAAGGCGGTCGATCTCAGTAAGCTGCCTGAAAGCCAGCAGCCTGAGGGCGGCTTTCAATTCAACACCAGTGCAGATTTTTACAAGGCTTACCAAAACGGCGACACCACCCCGACTGAAGTGGCCCGGCGGGTTCTCGCAGCTATCGAAAAATCGAATCAAGCCAAGCCCGCTCTTCGGGCCGTGATTCAGATCAATCATCAAGACGTCGTTATGCAAGCAGAAGCCTCCACCGAACGCTGGAAAGCGGGCAAACCCCTAAGCCTGCTCGACGGGGTTCCAGTGAGTGTAAAAGCCGAGCTGGACCAAATTGGACATGGCACCACCGTGGGAACTTCCTTTCTCGGTAAGACCCCAGCCACCCAAGACGCCACACCAGTTGCACGACTTCGCGCGGCGGGGGCACTCCTGATTGGTAAAGCCAACATGCATGAAATCGGAATGGGCGTGACGGGCCTAAACCTGCATCATGGAGTACCTCGAAACCCCTACCACACCGGCTCTTACACCGGTGGTTCATCCAGTGGCTCAGCGGCCTCCGTGGCCGCAGGTTTCTGCCCGATATCCGTTGGTGCTGATGGTGGTGGCTCTATCCGAATCCCCGCTTCTTTTTGTGGAGGCGTTGGGCTCAAAGCAACCTATGGACGTGTAAGCGAACACGGCGCAGCACCATTATGCTGGTCGGTCGCACATGTGGGTCCCATTGCAGCGACGGTCTACGACACTGCACTTGCCTACGCTATTATGGCAGGTCCAGATGAACTCGATCCTATGACTCAAAGTCAGCCCGAAGTTGATCTTGAAGAAATAAACAACGGTGATTTAACTGGCATCCGAATAGGTATGTACCGCGCCTGGTTTGAACATGCCGACCGTGAATCGGTCGAAGCCTGTGACCGCGCCGTTGAGCTTCTAAAATCCCGCGGAGCCAGCGTTGTCCAAATTGAGATTCTTAACCTTGAAGCCATACGCGTGGCCCACTCCGTTACTATTGCAAGCGAAATGCGTTCAGCAATAACACCCTATTATCCGTCTCAAAAAGAGAAATTTGGTCTTGATGTTCGTATGAACATGGCTCTGGCTCAAAAGTTCACCAGCGCCGACTATGTTACAGCGCAGCGCGTTCGCACCCGAGCCCTTAACGACTTTAAGAAAATATTTGAGTCTGTTGATGTGGTGGTGAGCCCAACAACGGGATGCACTGCACCCAATATCCCGGCAGCGGCCCTTGAGAACGGTATCTCAGATGTAGGACAGCTTATGGACATCATGCGCTTTGCACCCCTCGGCAACCTACTTGGATTACCGGGCATCAGTGTACCCGCCGGTTACGATAGCCGCGATAAACCCATCGGCCTCCAAATTATGGGGCGCCCTTGGGAAGAGTCCACGCTTCTTAGATTGGCCCGTGTTGTTGAATCTGAAACCGTTCGCCAAAAACCCAGCTACTGGGTCGATGTTTTAAGGGGCTAGTTTGTCTCTTCCGAGACCAGCTGGGGGTTCGTGTTTAGACGATAAAATATCGCCACTAAAATCCACCCAACGCCAAACATCATAATGCTGTAAACCATCGGCGGGATAGCCATTCTAGAATTCTCTAAAAAGCTAAGCGAGATAACCATCGCCAAGGCACTGTTTTGCATGCCAACCTCGATACAAACCGAACTCATCTGTCGTATCGACAAACCCGCCGCCCGCGCCGAGAAGATTCCGTATGCATAACTCACCATGCACAAGAGTAAGGTCGCTCCTCCCGCTGTTGCCATCAGGTCGGCCAGGTTGTTGCGCTCTTTCCAGGTAATTCCCGCCATCACCACCGTTAGGAAAAAGACACCCAGAACGCCCACCCACTTATCTGCGCGGATTGCAAAATCTGGCCAGCGGCTGCGTACAACCATGCCCAGGGAAATAGGTACCACCGTGATCATAATCATTTTGAGCAGAGTCCCCCACAAAGGGAGCTGCACCTGATCTTGGTTACCCATAAAATAGATTAGCGTTACATTCACCAAAAGGGGGGTGGTCCAGGGAGTGATAAAACTTGTGACTGTGGTCAACGTGACTGAGAGAGCGGTATCGGCCTTCGCCAAATGACTCATCACATTGGACATCACTCCACCGGGGCAAAATGTGAGAATCATGAGCCCGACGGCAAGCTCTGGCTCCAAATCGAGAGCCGTAGCGACCAAAAACCCCAGGCACGGTAATGCCAGCAGTTGACCACTGATACCCACCAAGGCTGCTTTTGGATATTGAAATATTCGGGTAAAATCGGGAACCGTAAGGCCCAAGCCCATCCCAAACATGATCAACCCCAAGACCATTGGGGTAAAGAGTGTTATCGCGATATTGTCTTCCACACCTTGAGTTTCAAACAATTAGATTTGGAACACAAGTATTCTAACTGGCGTAAAATATGCGATACAGATTACGTGCGATGAATAAACATCAGTGCCCGTTCGTCTGAAAGGGCTCGCAACGGATCCTGGCCTCCGGAGATGAATCCTTTGAACAAATGGGTCCAATCAACTCTCTTTGGAATGCTGTGCTCACTGAGTTCAGCCTGCACGCACCATGTCGTGGCTCCACCGGTCCCTGCGCCTCAGATAGCCAAGAGCCAAGAGCTTGAGGGTCAAAGCTGGAAGCTTGCTTCCATTAAGTTTACGGGCCAAACCGGTAAAGACAGATTGAAAGATCTTAAGAAGCTGGAACATCGCTTTAAAGGCTACCTCCAGGCACACTTCGAACTGGGCCCCGAGTCTAAAGACTCTGACCTCACCTTTGAGTTAGCTCTTAACGTTCGGCGTAAACACTATCGAACCGTGGTCATGGATTTGGTCAATCTCCCATTTGCTCCCTTTCTTATCGGCGGATTCTTCAACCCAGAATGGGGATCGGTAAAGGTGGCAGGATCCCTCAGGGTTTATGACCGGGACAATGTTTTGCAAACCGAGCATATCGCGATGGCTGAGGAAGATTTCTCGATGTTTATATACAGCTGGTACCGCGCAGGGCCCATTGAAGATGCCCTGAAGCTCTCTTACGCTCAAATATTTAAGAATATGATGCTCGATATCAGTCGTAAAAAGCGTATTCATCATGCCGAGAGAACTCGCACTAAGCAGCTCAAAGCACCTGACGACCTCTTCATTGAAGAAGCCGCTCAAACAGATATTTTCCTCAAAGATCCAGCGGCAAGACCTCTTAGCTCTTACCCGCCGCCCCCTCTTCCTGCACAACCCACTGAGCTCACCCAATCAGCAACGCTTAAGGAAAAGGTTAAGAACGACAAAAACCGGTTTCGTATCATTTACGAACCAGAACCCATTGTTTACGAGAGCTTCCTCGTGAAAGGGCTTGCCGCCCTTGGCGGGGTTGAAGGTGCCTACTTCACTGGGCGGGCAACTGTCACCTCCAGTATCAAAGAGGAGGATGGAAACGACGTCGAAGTGGCCAATGGTAAAGCTCTTCATCAAGGCTACCGCGTGACCCTTTATGATGCTCCGAAAACCACAGGCTTCTACTGGTATCCGGTCGTCGGATTTCTCGACCAATCCATCGATATCACCGATTTTTATGAGAACGTTCCCCAAATCGGAACAGCCATCGGTACAGACATTGGTGCCGATTGCACACTGATAGAAAACGGCGTTGCTACACCCATTCCCTGTGGACTGCCCAACACTTACCGGCTCGAAATGCAGAGCATCGTCGCCGGTCTTAGAATGGGCTTCAGTGTTGTTGCTGGCACCCCCAACGTGCAACTCTTTTTCTCAGGAACCGCAGGAAGCAACATGATGGAGTGGCGCAGCATCGCGGCATCATTAGGAACGCTCAAGCAAGGTAAGCGCGAGAAATTCGAGTTTATTCAATCCGCAGCCTTGGGCAGCACCCTTGGGATTGTGTTTCCCAAACTCCACCTGTCCATGCGAGCCATGTTTAATTACGAAGTCTACCAATCATTTGAATTCGATAGTCCCATTGAGTTTATGGGGCCAACTGTTTGCGACATGACCATCAAC includes these proteins:
- a CDS encoding FolB domain-containing protein, translating into MTHPADSVRLRGFRAECIVGIYPAERKKEQWVELDLSLHLDTRRAGRTGALDASIDYARLCGEIRFLLKACRFKLLEEAAEAICAYVLAEPTGDGQRCSVDAVTLELTKPAALGDIAMPSVRVYREASEYCPEVETQDFGRVDIIAEGKGFGIYRLRIAPGAAIKTHVHRVMCEHELVLGDGLLLQNKPVGAGWAHCWPLNFPHRYDNPTDQEQTILCVDKPPFIPDDEVAVDEPLGDLKEAAPEFYYPLESVT
- a CDS encoding SDR family oxidoreductase, encoding MGYALVTGAGIRVGRAVALGLAQAGFDLVLHANRSREALDAVADECRDLGSEVLVAPADLSLRVSRTEWLDNIFSQIKTLDVLVNNAAIYESLPLNQIDYAAWDKMLALNLEAPFFITQGLLPLLKKGSSASIINITDSGLDWPDSEYAHYFASKAGLAMLTRVLAIELAPEIRVNSVAPGTVAFPPGFSDDAKHAILKDIPMGRVGSPEDIAKAVGYLVSEGSYVTGQSLAVDGGRNTQ
- a CDS encoding aminopeptidase P family protein, translated to MKTTTGKKAPKKTLSKAKVKAKPKGSASHDQPNPPKFVNFMLQGWKEPKQVLPKTIKAAASHKERRQGVSAAFKNQFVIVPTGHEKVRANDTNYRFRPDTSFYYLTGNDEADCVLVLVPKKGGHEHVLFVEPNPGRSEPTFFTDRHKGELWVGPRLGVPESQHKYGIDRCEALAKLPELLASLKKKKNDFVLLRGVDADVDRVLPKQAKKDLELAQVISEMRLYKDAGEIAILKKACKVTRRGFDDVARCLKTAKNEREVEGVFNMRARLEGNDVGYNVIAAAGANACILHWGRNDGAIKKNDLVLLDAGIELEDLYTADITRTIPASGKFTKPQREIYDLVRAAQVAAIEAVQPGNDFLEPHRAAMRVLAEGLGELGLLPCPVEEALLPENQFYKRYTLHGTSHMLGMDVHDCAHARNEVYRHGPLQAGMVLTIEPGLYFQLDDLTVPKKYRGIGVRIEDDVLVTAKGHKVLSDVPRDSADVEAWMAELWAE
- a CDS encoding tetratricopeptide repeat protein, translated to MLLHTLVLIGTLTAGASSMDEVRISLERGHDGHARELLTERLASDARDIESLLALALLEMESQDYRAAIGYFTQLLELDPYDDDSRLELAEAYWRIKDKDQAQRQVTELLTRHPEWPKALELQKAVESGAALPAPPTLWSPLVRGDLSIGFDSNPRLDNTLDNTTPGRLSSGGTSAVSAISLSAGVQHLGRSRPFSIVAHLRTQQSVGQFDKFKAIMPTTVGLTGIGGIFLGPVRSELHLQYQELFTDLFSNHYQRKIRATASAQYQLSPSNRLQISAGSDVRQITDQATDVTARLAIRDSLTMGRFTLSIDARVRYNLADYDSAEVDPATLEVGFIEASSVLYIEYRFQAPFTVFSLADFAIRDIPNVLDESTFFVQGGITWNLPICDLHSEYAYTRNRSNIEQRDYNRHQFTLGVRFWYD
- a CDS encoding FecR domain-containing protein, whose translation is MTTLALFITALSMSAPANAIAVDGTVTYEVDGMITVVKRFDQIPERATVTTGANSSLSLRFKSGSMIRLAGKTQIEISELVHGQTAGRRKEKVKLITGKMWARIMKLLGRDSHFEITTQHAAAGVRGTAFWTETSTKSTTFVIDHGAIAVTQANGGEQLLSGRGASASLGNDGTSTTRTLPAQAIANLRYAINGSASSMVQGFRDIRSGSWVEQRARAASRNSLQSPDQFTESDLENQRSGDTRRGNVMESRAIVNVELEFPNTER
- a CDS encoding FxsA family protein → MFSILFLLFVGVPLVELWLLLQVGERMGAFPTLALVIGTGIVGANLARREGMRTIEKVNKAMAAGEMPQEALLDGLAIFLGGAMLLTPGILTDILGFSLLFPLTRPLLLAMVSGWIAKKMQSGHASVTFHHNGFGPMSSQMGEKPNHPSEEKIYDQSWDEEPPA
- a CDS encoding amidase, whose product is MAYDLKDVKLPILSGAPLTLTTKLIEFTATGNLIAPKLIKDAGILLLREIELDEVPTTFPRHPSSPNADAKAVDLSKLPESQQPEGGFQFNTSADFYKAYQNGDTTPTEVARRVLAAIEKSNQAKPALRAVIQINHQDVVMQAEASTERWKAGKPLSLLDGVPVSVKAELDQIGHGTTVGTSFLGKTPATQDATPVARLRAAGALLIGKANMHEIGMGVTGLNLHHGVPRNPYHTGSYTGGSSSGSAASVAAGFCPISVGADGGGSIRIPASFCGGVGLKATYGRVSEHGAAPLCWSVAHVGPIAATVYDTALAYAIMAGPDELDPMTQSQPEVDLEEINNGDLTGIRIGMYRAWFEHADRESVEACDRAVELLKSRGASVVQIEILNLEAIRVAHSVTIASEMRSAITPYYPSQKEKFGLDVRMNMALAQKFTSADYVTAQRVRTRALNDFKKIFESVDVVVSPTTGCTAPNIPAAALENGISDVGQLMDIMRFAPLGNLLGLPGISVPAGYDSRDKPIGLQIMGRPWEESTLLRLARVVESETVRQKPSYWVDVLRG
- a CDS encoding bile acid:sodium symporter family protein — translated: MFGMGLGLTVPDFTRIFQYPKAALVGISGQLLALPCLGFLVATALDLEPELAVGLMILTFCPGGVMSNVMSHLAKADTALSVTLTTVTSFITPWTTPLLVNVTLIYFMGNQDQVQLPLWGTLLKMIMITVVPISLGMVVRSRWPDFAIRADKWVGVLGVFFLTVVMAGITWKERNNLADLMATAGGATLLLCMVSYAYGIFSARAAGLSIRQMSSVCIEVGMQNSALAMVISLSFLENSRMAIPPMVYSIMMFGVGWILVAIFYRLNTNPQLVSEETN